The Haematobia irritans isolate KBUSLIRL chromosome 1, ASM5000362v1, whole genome shotgun sequence DNA segment gtttaaatattgtgcccgaaacacattttatttatatcggaacatatgaaaaacatatttttctaacagtgtacactAAGGGAAAAAACAGCGTtgtaaaatcgtgaacggatggtTTCAAAATGAAACGATTACGTTCACGACATAGgtgaaacgatccgttcatgatttCATACACAATTGTTCACGATATGTACACATCGGTGTTCATTTTGAAACGTAACTGTTACGTTAAGACGActggttttattaaattttcaaataattttttatttaatatatcagTCACTAGGAGTAAATTTCAAACAGTCAGTTGGTAGTAATCATATTCACCATATCTCTTTGTGTTCCCAATGTAATTTCAAATACAcacttaagttcgagtttagccgttaaaatcgcaattttttcacgattactaatctttattaatccactttaaggaatacaacttttgtttaaatttgctttgggctattccccatcaagttataataaaatttgcaacaaaaatgtataattgtatgcctttttgtactgatttagttttcactttagcgatttgagcggctaaactcgaacttaataccaaccTTTAACGTAAATTGTTCCCCTAAACCACACTTAATACTTCTATTAGAGGGTGTAAAATAAAACATGGTTGCTCAGCATGAgagcaatataaaaaaattcgcaTTTTGCAATCTTCAACTAACTTTTGATACTTTTCGAAATCAGCCTTTGATGAATGATGAATATggtgcaaatatttttattgtaactctgagatatcataccctaaaccacaactcaaaatatttgaagcggaaaaagtagatttttccaattataggaaaaacttggcttatcaaaaattcaaataGTCGACTTCCACAAATATTCAAAACTTTAAAAGccgcttttccaaattttgaaatgtcaacattttaacaaagctGAAAATCtttaccaattttcaaaaaaagtcggctttttaagttttgaaaaattcgaagtCACCTTTtccgaattttcaaaaagtccgaaaaCTCGAagtccatttttccaaattttcaaaaggtcgctttttccaagttttccaaaagaaatttcgactttccaaatttcGAACAAGTAGGGAACACCACATTTTAACTACAAACTGGATGATAAACATATTACGATTTTATGACGCCtagtgaacattttcatacacTTCCATTAATTAAGTTTGTAGCATGGTTACAACAGACAAACACGTACCACTGCGTCGTTTTAATGTACCACCATTACCACgaatatatacaatttattttttaagttgttgcgtttcaatatttcatttacaGATGGATCCATAAACTTACtttcggcaaaaaaaaaaaaaaaaaaaaaaaaaaaacactaaactATTTGTCGCTCAATGACCAAATGtcatacacttttattttcggcacatttatatgtatatataaaacaCTATTCCgactccatacaaataaaatttactccttCCAATAATCAAGTGGTTAAATCTGGCCAaaataccgatgtggaccatctcCACATCAATTTGATTGTCTTTATCAAGCTGGCCTGTTGAGTAAAAGTTCTTTTCTATATGCTCGACATACCAAATTGATATATGAAGTAATAGGGACATTTTTGCCACATCACTTTTGAGGCGTACATGATCACTAATCCcaaacatatttcatatatcgaTGAACTACTTGCGGGTACACCTAAGAGAAATAGTTTTAGAAAAGCAAATAAAACTATAGAAATGTATACTTACTTTAGACCAATTGGGAGATTTCAATTCCAAGAAGAAATTTTCTGGGACGTAAATTTTTGGGCAATAAACATCATAATTTCCACACTCAGGCCCCTCCTTCCCGTGTTTATTTCCTGTGAAAAGCattttgtattatatttttgttttcaaaataccaAGATTAACTTACCAATTACGAATCTATTAAATCAAAGCAAAACATTAAAATATCAGCTTTGTGTTGGTCTCGGTGACAGCGTGTATTTATTTAATTCTTCAGagcccaacaaacacaaatgcAACGACGTTAAAAGTTTTCGTCAGCGgctatttcatatatatattacaATGGTACCGTTCGCGTACCcaatacattttgaaaattaccacacatttttgattaaagTCGTTCGTGTATACAAAAAAACCAGTAAAAGTGCGCGAACTGACTTATAATTAAATACAAATGTATACCGGCGATCCGGAAAGTAGTAAGCGGCTTATGTGCctgagtaaaaaataataatatggcgCGTATCTCTCAAAATGGAAAAGAACACGATTTTAGAggaagaaatttgttttaacaatttagttgaaattagtagtgaaaatttagaaaaaactgTTGTGGACAATTCGAAAGGTTAGTGCAATGCAGTTGTTTGGTATATTTAtcataaaaaacaatattttacagTAAACGAAAGCCTTTCACACAATTTTGAAGAAGTGGATGATGAAACCCAACTGGAAAACTTTCTACAATCGATTGATATgcccaacatttttaattatttgaaaGGTAAGCGTCTATTTCTGTTTCGAAAGAACGAAAATTAAGAAAAGATTTGGTATCTCAGATGCAAATGTAACATATAGGAGTCTGCGCTATCTaactgaacaaaatttgaaagagGCGGTCCCGCCTTTAGGATTTAGAGCAGAGTTTCGAGAAAAACTATCCATCTGgaaaaaaaaggtatttttataattgtctttggatcgaaaattttatagactatattttagttttgtatCCAGAAAGATCTTTCGGAGCCTGAAATCGGCCATTGCCGGACACCGTCAAAAAAATCTTTCGGAACTTCCGTACTTAAGGTATATGTTGTTTCTTACTCATTTTGGAGACAATTTAGCTAATTACAATATATTTGAAGGATTTAAATACTTTGCTTAATGAAACGTCAAGGGGGAAGTCAATTCTAGCATTTGAACATCAACATAAACATCTAACAGATTCCCACAGAGATGACATAATATCGATTATTATTGAAGAAGTAATTAACAATAATCTGGTGCTGCACTCCCAAGACTTTTTGGTATTGTTTAATGATATTTGCTCGGTGTTTCCATGCGAAAATGAAATGCAGGTAACTTTTTTAACATTCATCAAATTCTAAAAAGAATACTTTATCCGTATTTGTGGCAGGATTACTATTACATTCCAAGAAAAGGAAAAACAATGCGTGTGGAAAACTGTATTCAAAATACAAGAATAAATACTTGAAAAAGAAACGACTTTTATCACCCACGTTGGATAACCACTGTAAATTGTCAAATCAATCTCACATTCATGAGCACATAGAAATTGGTGAGTCCATTGTTAAGGTAttgaaaacatctttaaaacggGATTGTTCGAATTGGGAAAACGTATGTGAAAGGTGGAAGAAAACGTATCATTTTCGGCAaaatgatttaaagaaattggagAACAGAGAATTTCTTCAAGAATGGCCAAAACTGTCACATTCGAAAGCAGCTGA contains these protein-coding regions:
- the LOC142227941 gene encoding uncharacterized protein LOC142227941 is translated as MEKNTILEEEICFNNLVEISSENLEKTVVDNSKVNESLSHNFEEVDDETQLENFLQSIDMPNIFNYLKDANVTYRSLRYLTEQNLKEAVPPLGFRAEFREKLSIWKKKFCIQKDLSEPEIGHCRTPSKKSFGTSVLKDLNTLLNETSRGKSILAFEHQHKHLTDSHRDDIISIIIEEVINNNLVLHSQDFLVLFNDICSVFPCENEMQDYYYIPRKGKTMRVENCIQNTRINT